TGGCGCTGGATCATTTCTTTTTCAGTTTGATTTTTTGCGATAGTTTTGTGTTTCTGAAGTGATAGCATAGATTCAACCAATTTCAGCATTCGATCATATTTTGTTTTATCATTTTTGTTAGACATAGCAATAGTGCGAATCGGCAAACGTTCAACATGACCAGAGAATAAACGGAACCTCCATAACCCTCCCCTTAAAGCATTACTTAAACCACGAATCATAAACCAAAGTAACTTGGAATTAAGTAAGCCAAGAAGATATAGAGAATCGCTTTTAATAAAATAAACCGTATTGCTAAAATACATACCCTGAGTATCTAAACAAAATTTAGGATAGCGGGAAATATCTGGAAAAATAATTTTTGGCTTATCAAATAAATCAACATAAGCTTCTTGTGGCTGCTGAAGCTCGTACCATGCTTGTTGTGTAGCACGCTTCAACAGTTCTGGTTTAAAAGTGCTGAGATGCTCAATAATTTTTGGATAACCTGACATATCAATTCCATGTGGTGTATAAATAATCCAAGTGTCATCCCAGTTACAATAATAGTGATCTAGATCTTTCCCGCCGACATAAGGCTTAATTATTTTATTTGCCTCATTGTTATAAGTTAAAATATTTTCTCTCTCTTTTTCTGATAATAAAAAACCTTCATTGTATCCGGACACAATGCCCCTACAAACCTCCCCATAGACCTCAAGAAGAGATGGATATTCTGAAAAAAGTTTCGAACGTAGTTGTGCGGTTTTTGAAGATTCAAAAATCCAAGCCTCATCATTAAATGATTTTCGTTCGAGTTGTAAAATGACTGGAAATTGTTCTTCAGGGAGTAAAGAGACTGGATCACAATCCTGAATAATGAAATTAACGAGATCAGATTTTGAAGATGATTTCCCAGCAATTATAATAATCGGATATACGGTAGCACCCAAGAAAGGCGTAAAATCGCCAAAATCGACCAACGTTTCTAAGCATAGACTATTCACAATAAATGATCGAAGTGACTTTCCAGCTCTTGAACGAACAAAAGTATTACTGAGAATGAAGCCAAGTTGTCCATTGCTTTTTAGCAAAGTTGTTACTTTCTCAACAAAATAATAAAAAATATCGGCTCGATCCGAATGAGACAAGTATTTCGATTTCAGATAAAATTTGATTTCTTTAAAACCCTCCATGCGGATATACGGCGGGTTGCCGATTACGGCATCGAAGCCGCCGGAGGTAAAGATGGTGGGAAACTCGCGCTGCCAATCAAAGGGGTTGACCCGGCGCAGCTCTTCCGAATCGGGGAACATCTTGCCTGAAAAATAATCGGGGCCGATCAAGCTGTTGCCACACTTGATATTATCATTCAAGTCAGGGAGGACGGTCTCCTTGAAGAGCGACCGCTCCTCGTAAAGTTCCTCGCGTCGGGTATCCTCAAGTGCTTTCAAAGAAAGAGAAAATCGCGACACTTCAACTGCTTGCTGATCGATATCGACACCGAATAAATTGTTTAGTAAAATCTGACGCTTGAGGCGGGCGGTCAGACGCACGCGGCCGTCGCTGTCGTAATAGGCGTCGGCGCGATCGGCAGCGCTTAAACGCTTTTTAGTATCGAAATACTTGATGTGCCAGTCGATCAGCGCGGCATAGGCGCCGACCAGGAACGAGCCCGAACCGCAAGCCGGATCGAGAATTTTCAGTTTGGAGACATCGGCAGGGGCTTTACAATTTTCGAGCAATTTGCCTACCGTGTTCTTGACGATATATTCCACGATGTACTGCGGTGTGTAGTAAACGCCGCCGGCCTTGCGCACCTCGGGCTTTTCTTCGATCTTTACCCGCTGCTCGGTGGTGCGCACGACCCGTCCCAGGAAGCGCTCGTATATCGTGCCCAGGATCTCCACCGGCAGGACGGCGAAGTTATAGGGCGAATTCTCCGGCTGCAGGGAACGAATGATGTCGCGCACCGTTTTGTTGGCCACCGTCACGGCTTCGAGTTCCGGGCGGGGTTTGAAAACATTGCCGTTGTAGAAACGGTTCAATTTTTCAAATATCTTGCCGCAAGCAGCGAACCAGCCGCTGTCGCTCTCGTCCAGGCCGTCGCTCTCCACGGTTGCGGCAAGCTGGTCCAGATAGTCGTCCTCGATTTCCCGGTCGGAAAGAGCTTTGATAAAAATCAGCCGGTCAATCAATAACTGCACGGCGGCGGTAATTAGCGCCCCGTCTGCGGCCGGGTTGAGCTTTTTCATGTCCTTGGCCAGGCGCACGCGCCAGCCGTTCTGGTCATTGTCCATATCGGCCAGAAACGCCTTATCCGGCGGCATGCGGTTGGCTTTCACTTTACGCGGGGAAAGGGCCAGGGCCCAGAGCCCACGCGGCGTGTCGCTCTGGCGGGTGCGGGCGTGGCGCCTCAAGTTCTCGCGCTCAAGCAAATCCCAGAGGCGGTCGAACTGGTTGACAAAATCGTCGCAAGTCCAATTCAGAACCAGAAAATTGCGCAACGCCTTTGGATCGTTGACGTGCAGCGTGCAATCGAGGACGACGAATTCCTCGAAATCGGTGAGGATGGCGAAGTCGATGCGCCGCACCGGAGCCAAATTCTGGGTGGAATAGCCATAGGCATAGACCTGGTTCAACCAGCGCGGATCGTGCATGTCGTATTTCACCTGCTTGGCGTCCATGACCAGCAAATGCTGCCCGTCAAGCTGCAGGGTATAATCGGGGCGCTTGCCCCCGCGTCCGGTGCGGTTGACGACGAATTCATAATCAGCGACGGACAGGCCCTCATTGGTGGTGTTCCAGTTGAGATATTTAAACAGCGGACGGATAAAATTGTTCTCTATCTGGGCCTCGGCCTGATTCAAGAGGCGCGCCTTGTTTTTTTGGAAATCCTCGACCAGCTTTCCTATTCCGCCCTTAGCTTGCTCTTTGCTGTATGGCATTTGAACCGATTATAACCTAGAGACGATAAATTTTAAAAGAAGTTAAAAAATATTACTTTATGCCTATTGCCCCTTCTACTTTTTCGCCGTATATTAATTAACATGGAAGAAGAAAAGACGCTTTCGGCCGCGGAGCGCGGGCAACTGATCCGCAAGGTCGTCAAGTTCTTCGGCTTTTCCAGCCTCATCCTGGCGGCCATGTTCTTCCTTGCGGCCGGGACGCTGAACTACTGGCAGGCCTGGGTGTACATGGCTATCCTGCTCGTCCCCATGTTCTTCGTGGTCGTCTACTTCCTGAGAAAAAGTCCCGATCTGATCGAGCGGCGGATGCGTATGAAGGAAAAAGAACCGGCGCAGAAGGCCATCATCAAATGGTCCTACCCCTTTTTCCTGGCCGCTTATATTATGCCCGGCTTCGACCGCCGCTACGGCTGGTCGGCCGTCCCGCCCTGGTTGGTCATCGTTGCCGACGCCGTGGTCCTGGCTTCATACTTGCTGTTCGTCCGCGTCATGCGCGAGAATCGCTTCCTGTCGCGGGTGGTTGAGGTCGACCGGAAACAAGAGGTCATCCGCACCGGCCCCTACGCCGTGGTGCGCCATCCCATGTATGCGGCGGTCATGCCCATGTACTGCGTCGGTCCCCTGGCCCTGGGCTCGTTCTGGGCCCTTCTCCCGGCCGCGGTCATCCCCGTCGTCCTCGTGGCCAGGATCCGCAGCGAGGAAAAGGTGCTGGGCCGGGAACTCGCCGGATACAGCGAATACTGCCAGCAGGTGAAATACCGGCTGCTGCCGGGGATCTGGTGAAACCGATCGTGCCATGGAAAAGCGGGTTCGTATTTCCCAAATGATCGCAAACGAGATAGAAAACGAGGTGAGAAATGAAAAAAAGTCTTTTTCTACTGGTGATTCTTTATGGCATGGTGCTGACGCCGCTCGCGGCCCAAGAGGCACCTCGATTCATCGATGCTTCCACTCTGGCCAAGGTGAAGGCGGAGCTGCAGCAGAAGTTCGGCGAAAGCGATAAATTCCGCAGCGGCCGCGGCCTGGACCAGGTAGCCGGGCTGTGGCGGGCCGAGGACGGCAGCCGCGATGAATTCGCCTCTTTTTGCCTGGAAAATTTCGCGGCCGACGGCAAACCGCTGCAAGCCCTATTTGAGAAACTGGAATTCTACAATGAAGTCCTTGGCGGCTATTTCAACGCCATGTCCCAGGACAAGGACCAGCCGGTCGACCTGGACTGGGGCGAGATCACGCCCGTCGATATCGTCATGAACGGTTTCAACCCGGCCGCCCACCTTTCCGAAGACCTGTTCCAAAGCAAGCTGGCTTTCATCTCTCTGCTCAATTTCCCGGTCTACAGCCTCGCCGAGAAAACAGCCTGGGGAGTCAAATGGGACCGGTGCCAGTGGGCCTACGCCCGCCTGGGAGGCAGCAACACGACGCGCCTTCCGGCCGAGGTGAACCAGGCGATCAGCGCCAAGATGGCGGCGGCCGGACGTTATATTTCCGATTACAACATCTTTATGGGCAGCCTGGTCGGCCCGCACCTGAAAACGCTTTTCCCGGCCGACATGAAGCTCATCAGTCACTGGGGAATTCGCGATGAGCTCAAGGCGCGCTATGCCGATAAAAAAGGGCTGGCAAGGCAAAAAATGATTTTCAAAGTCATGGAGCGCATTATCAACCAGGAGATCCCGGCCGTGATGGTCAACTCGGGAAAATACCAATGGGACCCGTTCAGCAACGCGGTTTTTGAAAACGGGGAAGTGATCGCCGCCGAACGCGAAGCGGACGATCGCTACCAAATTCTTCTGAGCACGTTCCAGGCGATGCGCTTGATCGATTCCTTCAGCCCGCTCTATCCCACCCATATCCGTCGCAGTTTCGACGTCAGCCGGGAAATTCCCGAAAAGGACGTGGAAGCGATGTTCGGTAAACTGCTTTCTTCACCGCAGGTGAAACAAGTGGCCGCGCTGATCCGCAAACGCCTCGGCCGCAAACTGCAACCGTTCGATATCTGGTATAACGGCTTCAAGGGCAACGCCGCCATCAACGAGGAAGAACTGGATAAAATCGTAGCCGGCAAATATCCGACCCCGGAAGCCTTTGAAAAAGACATGCCGCGCATCCTGCTCCAGCTTGGATTTTCCCAAGCCAGCGCCGCCGCCATCACCCCCCATATCCAGGTCGACCCGGCCAGGGGCTCGGGCCATAATTCCCAGACCCAGTCGCGGAAATTCAAGTCCAGGCTGCGCACGCGCATCGGTCCCAAGGGCATGAATTACAAGGGCTACAGCATCGCATTGCACGAAATGGGCCACGCCGTGGAAAATGTGCTCGACCTTTACAACATGGATTATTTCTCATTGGCCGGAGTGCCCAATACGGCGTTCACCGAAGCCATCGCCTATGTATTCCAGGACCGCGCCCTGGACATCCTGGGCATTGAACAAAAAAACCCCCAGGCCCGGGACTTGCAGACGCTGGACTCGTTCTGGAACAGCTACGAGATCATGGGCGTGTCGCTGCTGGACATGAAGGTCTGGCATTGGCTGTACGACCATCCGCAGGCCACGGCAACGGAATTGAAGCAAGCCGTACTGGCCGCGGCCAGGGAGATTTGGAACAAATACTACACCGGAATTTTCGGCGTCCGCGACCAGGTCATTCTGGCTGTCTATTCCCATATGATCGATTCCGCCCTGTACCTGCCCGACTACGCCATCGGCCATGTCATCCAGCTGCAGATCGAAGAATACTTGCGCGACAAAACGGTGGGGCCGGAAATCGAGCGCATGCTGGCCGCCGGCAATATTCCGCCACAGTTTTGGATGAAAAACGCCGTGGGCAGCGACATATCGGTCGAACCGATGCTCAAGGCAGTGGACCGCGCCCTGAAGCTGGCCGCCCATTGAGCCGGCGCCAGCCCGGAAGCATGAAGAAACGAAGATGAAAGCCCCCAAGCAAACCAGGCGGGAATTCCTTGCCTACACCGGCTGCCTGGGCGCGATGATCGGCCTGGGCGCAGGCAGGCTTTTCTCGTCCGGCCAAGCGAAGCCGGCCGCGCGGCCAGAGACGGGCGCCACTTGCCAATTCCGCACCGTGGCGGTCGGGCACATCGCCGAGCTCAAAGCCTGGATGGACAAATTGGACCAGGCCGGACACCTGACCGCCAACAAGACCTGGCGCCGCTATATCAACTCGTTTCAATACGCGCCCCCGCTCGAGCTGCCCGGCGCTTGCTCGCTGATCATCATGTCCACGCCGCTGAAGAATGCCCGAATCGTCTTCAATGCCGCCGGCCAAAAGCGTACCGTCATGATCCCCAGCGGTTACGTCGATGACGGCCTGAAGCTGGCCGACTATCAAAACATGCTGTACGACCGCGGCATCGTCGCCAGGGGGGGTAAATTGGCCCGGGCCAGGCTGCCCTTGAAGCAGCTGGCGGTACGCAGCGGTTTGGCCGAATACGGCAGGAACAATATCACCTATGTCGACGGTTACGGAAGCTACCATCAATTGCTGGCATTTTACAGCGAGCAGCGCCTGGAGGACCACTGGGGTCGGCTGAAGATGATGCCCCTGTGCAAGGGCTGCTCCATCTGCCTGGACGAATGCCCCACCCGGGCCATCCGTAAAAGCAATTTCGTCATCGACGCCGAAAAATGCATCACGCTGTACAACGAACTGCCCGATCCGCTGCCCGACTGGATCCCGGCCAAAGCCCACAACGCGCTGGTCGGCTGCCTGAAATGCCAGCACACCTGCCCGGGAAATGACGAGGTGAAAGACAGCGTCTGGGACCTCGGCGAAGTCGATGAAGCCGAAACCGCGCTGCTGCTCGAGGGCCGGGCCGATGCCAGAACGGAGGCGTCGCTGCGCGCCAAGTTGCAGCGTATCGGCGGCGGCGACGACCTTCCCTACATCGCCCGTAATCTCAAACTGGTCCTGAAGGCCCAGGCCGGTATCTGAGAAGAGCCTTTCAGCTTCTATTCGAGTTTTTTCGCTTCCTGCTGGATGCGCAGTAGAAGCTGCAGGCGGTTGCTGACCTTGACCTTTTGAAAAATGTTGTGCACGTGGATCTTGACCGTGGCCAAGGCGATGAACAACGCGTCTTCGATCTCCTTGTTGCTTTTGCCCGCCAGCAGCAAGCGGACGATTTCGGCTTCGCGCTTGGATATGGCGAATTTTTCAAGAACGAGATCCAAGCTGTCCGGAATGCTGGCAGACCGCAGCCGTCGGGAACGCCGGCGCGCCCAAAGAACGACGGCGGCCAGAACGGCCAGCACTCCCGCCGCTAAAAGCGCAAGTCCGTACTGCTCTAAAAATGGAGGGCGGACCTTAATCTGCATGGAAATCCCTTCTTCGTTCCAAATCCCGTCGTTGTTGGCGGCCTTGACGCGCAAGGTATAGAGACCTATCGGCAGTCCGGACAGCAGCACCACCCGGTCGGTTCCCTGATAGATCCAGTCGCGGTCGCGGCCTTCCAGGCGATAGGCATACTGGTTCTTTTCGGGCCGCACGAAGTCAAGGGCGGCGAGCTCCACCCGAACGTTCTTTCTGCCCGTCGTACGCATGGAGGTGGTGCTTTCGAGATCCTGCTCGATGCGCAGCTCAGTCATCACCAGCGGCGGCGGATGGTTGTTGAGCCGGAATTCCGCGGGGCGGAAAGCGGTGAAGCCAAAACGGCCGCCGAAATAAATCTCGTTGTCGCGGCAGCGATAGAAAAAG
This DNA window, taken from Candidatus Aminicenantes bacterium, encodes the following:
- a CDS encoding isoprenylcysteine carboxylmethyltransferase family protein translates to MEEEKTLSAAERGQLIRKVVKFFGFSSLILAAMFFLAAGTLNYWQAWVYMAILLVPMFFVVVYFLRKSPDLIERRMRMKEKEPAQKAIIKWSYPFFLAAYIMPGFDRRYGWSAVPPWLVIVADAVVLASYLLFVRVMRENRFLSRVVEVDRKQEVIRTGPYAVVRHPMYAAVMPMYCVGPLALGSFWALLPAAVIPVVLVARIRSEEKVLGRELAGYSEYCQQVKYRLLPGIW
- a CDS encoding twin-arginine translocation signal domain-containing protein; this encodes MKAPKQTRREFLAYTGCLGAMIGLGAGRLFSSGQAKPAARPETGATCQFRTVAVGHIAELKAWMDKLDQAGHLTANKTWRRYINSFQYAPPLELPGACSLIIMSTPLKNARIVFNAAGQKRTVMIPSGYVDDGLKLADYQNMLYDRGIVARGGKLARARLPLKQLAVRSGLAEYGRNNITYVDGYGSYHQLLAFYSEQRLEDHWGRLKMMPLCKGCSICLDECPTRAIRKSNFVIDAEKCITLYNELPDPLPDWIPAKAHNALVGCLKCQHTCPGNDEVKDSVWDLGEVDEAETALLLEGRADARTEASLRAKLQRIGGGDDLPYIARNLKLVLKAQAGI
- a CDS encoding N-6 DNA methylase, which encodes MPYSKEQAKGGIGKLVEDFQKNKARLLNQAEAQIENNFIRPLFKYLNWNTTNEGLSVADYEFVVNRTGRGGKRPDYTLQLDGQHLLVMDAKQVKYDMHDPRWLNQVYAYGYSTQNLAPVRRIDFAILTDFEEFVVLDCTLHVNDPKALRNFLVLNWTCDDFVNQFDRLWDLLERENLRRHARTRQSDTPRGLWALALSPRKVKANRMPPDKAFLADMDNDQNGWRVRLAKDMKKLNPAADGALITAAVQLLIDRLIFIKALSDREIEDDYLDQLAATVESDGLDESDSGWFAACGKIFEKLNRFYNGNVFKPRPELEAVTVANKTVRDIIRSLQPENSPYNFAVLPVEILGTIYERFLGRVVRTTEQRVKIEEKPEVRKAGGVYYTPQYIVEYIVKNTVGKLLENCKAPADVSKLKILDPACGSGSFLVGAYAALIDWHIKYFDTKKRLSAADRADAYYDSDGRVRLTARLKRQILLNNLFGVDIDQQAVEVSRFSLSLKALEDTRREELYEERSLFKETVLPDLNDNIKCGNSLIGPDYFSGKMFPDSEELRRVNPFDWQREFPTIFTSGGFDAVIGNPPYIRMEGFKEIKFYLKSKYLSHSDRADIFYYFVEKVTTLLKSNGQLGFILSNTFVRSRAGKSLRSFIVNSLCLETLVDFGDFTPFLGATVYPIIIIAGKSSSKSDLVNFIIQDCDPVSLLPEEQFPVILQLERKSFNDEAWIFESSKTAQLRSKLFSEYPSLLEVYGEVCRGIVSGYNEGFLLSEKERENILTYNNEANKIIKPYVGGKDLDHYYCNWDDTWIIYTPHGIDMSGYPKIIEHLSTFKPELLKRATQQAWYELQQPQEAYVDLFDKPKIIFPDISRYPKFCLDTQGMYFSNTVYFIKSDSLYLLGLLNSKLLWFMIRGLSNALRGGLWRFRLFSGHVERLPIRTIAMSNKNDKTKYDRMLKLVESMLSLQKHKTIAKNQTEKEMIQRQIDATDREIDQIVYELYGLTEKEIKIVENIDS